A DNA window from Trichosurus vulpecula isolate mTriVul1 chromosome 2, mTriVul1.pri, whole genome shotgun sequence contains the following coding sequences:
- the LOC118839136 gene encoding claudin-6-like, whose protein sequence is MASAGLQILGIILSVLGWISGLVSCAMPMWKVTAFIGNNIVVAQVVWEGLWMACVVQSTGQMQCKVHDSMLALPHDVQASRALMVVALLLALVGLLVYLAGAKCTTCIEDEEPKARLVLTSGVIFLILAVLVLIPVSWTAHVIIKNFYNPLVTDAQKRELGHSLYVGWASASLFILGRSLLCCTCPSSSSRGTSHYVARYSVSAPPPGGSRGPSEYPTKNYV, encoded by the coding sequence ATGGCTTCTGCTGGCCTCCAGATCCTGGGCATCATCCTTTCAGTACTGGGCTGGATATCAGGCCTAGTGTCCTGTGCCATGCCCATGTGGAAAGTCACGGCCTTCATTGGCAATAACATCGTAGTGGCCCAGGTGGTGTGGGAAGGCCTCTGGATGGCTTGTGTGGTCCAGAGCACTGGCCAGATGCAATGCAAGGTTCATGATTCCATGCTGGCTCTGCCTCACGATGTCCAAGCCTCCAGAGCCCTCATGGTTGTTGCTCTGCTTCTGGCCCTGGTGGGCCTGCTGGTCTATCTGGCTGGGGCCAAGTGTACCACTTGTATAGAAGATGAGGAACCAAAAGCCCGGCTAGTACTGACTTCAGgggtcattttcctcatcttagcAGTCCTGGTCCTGATCCCTGTGAGCTGGACTGCCCATGTGATCATCAAGAATTTCTACAACCCCCTGGTCACTGATGCTCAGAAAAGGGAGTTGGGGCATAGCCTCTATGTTGGCTGGGCATCTGCAAGCCTTTTTATACTAGGTCGGTCCTTACTGTGCTGCACTTGCCCCTCCAGCAGCTCAAGGGGCACCAGCCATTATGTGGCTCGATACTCtgtttctgcccctcccccaggggGCTCCCGAGGTCCTTCTGAATACCCGACCAAGAATTATGTGTGA